The sequence ACCCTGTCGCCGTTATTTATCAGTGTATCGCTGTATTTATCTCTTGTGAGGACATTTCCGTTAACTTCCGCCACCACTCTCTCGGGGTTGAGCTTATAAAGCGCAATAACCTCTGCCAGTGTCGAATTCTTTTGTATTTCCGCTTCCTTTCCGTTTATAATAGTCTTGATCATCTTTTAACCTCCTGCAAATCACCCAAAATGTATCTCACAGCCAGATTCGCCTGAATATTCGCCGCCACGGCAACCCGAGGTGCCATGAGTCCCTGCCCGGGCTTTGCCTCATTTACGAAGTCGCCCGCTATCGCCATTTTTCCGGCGAAGCGCACGCTTATAACCGAGGTGTCAGCATATCCCGCGAGCCCGCTTGCGCCGATTATGAAGCTGTCACGGCATTTTGCCGCGCATTCTCGTATTATCATAGCCTTTGTTTCGGCTTTGTCTATGGCTTCAATGATTACGTCATAGCCCTTAAAAATTTCCGCAGTATTCTCCTCCGTGAGGAAAATGTCTTTGTAAGTATATGAAGCATAGGGATTTATGCGTTCGAGGTTCGCTCTCAGGGCGTCTGTTTTCTTCATGCCTATCTGATCCACGAAATACTGCTGACGGTTGATGTTGGACGGCTCCACCACATCATAATCCGCAAGGAGCATATCTCCGGCGCCCATTCTGGCTAGGCTGACAGCTATATTTGAGCCGAGCCCGCCGAGTCCTGCCACGGCTATTTTCGCCTTTTTCATCTTTTCGTGCACACCGGGGGTATGGCGGGATACAAGAAGGCTCTCAAGCTCGTCCGCGGGGGGGATTTCACCCTTTTTTATCAGGGATATTCTGTCTCCGTCCTTAAGCGGCATGTCCGCCCCTATGAGGTGTCCGTTGAGAATAACCACATCCGCGTCAGCTTTAAAAAAAGCCCTCACGGCAAATGCTGAAACGCCTTTTTCCACCGTTCTTTCTTTCTCATTCACATATATTTTCATTTTTCCGTCCTGCCCTCCGGCTCATAGTGCAGCGGCGCTGAATCGTATAATTCCACAATATTATCAGCCTTCAGCCTGTTTTTGTA is a genomic window of Geovibrio thiophilus containing:
- the thiS gene encoding sulfur carrier protein ThiS, with translation MIKTIINGKEAEIQKNSTLAEVIALYKLNPERVVAEVNGNVLTRDKYSDTLINNGDRVELINFVGGG
- the thiF gene encoding sulfur carrier protein ThiS adenylyltransferase ThiF, which gives rise to MKIYVNEKERTVEKGVSAFAVRAFFKADADVVILNGHLIGADMPLKDGDRISLIKKGEIPPADELESLLVSRHTPGVHEKMKKAKIAVAGLGGLGSNIAVSLARMGAGDMLLADYDVVEPSNINRQQYFVDQIGMKKTDALRANLERINPYASYTYKDIFLTEENTAEIFKGYDVIIEAIDKAETKAMIIRECAAKCRDSFIIGASGLAGYADTSVISVRFAGKMAIAGDFVNEAKPGQGLMAPRVAVAANIQANLAVRYILGDLQEVKR